TCGCCTGGTGCGACTACATCCACATAATCTCCATAATTAGAGAAAGAAGCTCGCTGCATGTTGGCATCCGTGGCTGATACGGAGAACACTTCGGGATAAGCAGCAGGATAACCAGGACGTTCTGTATTGTCGTTCCCCGTTGCAGCGATTAATACGATGTCTCTGTCATAAGCATATTTAATAGCATCATGTAGAAATTGCGAATCAGCATAGTTGCCAAGGCTCATATTAATCACTTTGGCTCCATGATCTGCAGCCCATATAATTCCCTCAGACACAGAATAAGTAGTTCCTGCACCTGAATTATCGAGTGCTTTCACAGGCATCACTTTATTGAACCAGCTAATCCCAGCTACGCCTTCATTGTTATTCACAGATGCAGCAATAATACCGGTGACATGCGTTCCATGACCCACATCATCTTTAGGAGGATTTGAAGGGTCGATGACATTATACCCCGGTGCTAGAACTCCCTGTAAATCAGGATGATCTGTTTCAACACCCGTATCCACTACAGCGATAATGACATCTTTGCTACCTTTAGATAAGTCCCACCCTTTGCCTGTCTCGATAGCCGGAAGATTCCACTGATATTTGCTGTAAAGAAGGTCATTGGGTATGTTTGAATTCATCGTTTGGTTTGGTTTATCTTGGAGATCATTGGTTAAGTACAGATAATGGGGCTCCGTATATTCAGGATTATATTTTTTCTTGAAATAAGCATTAAGCTTATGGTAATCCATATCAGAGGAGTGAAAAACATAAGAGTATCCCATTTTTCGAACCCATGTACTTCTGACTTCCTTAGAGATATTAACCATCTCTTTGTTGGTGAGAGGTTCGCGAAAATGGACTACAATTTCATTCTCGTAATAATGGCTCGCCTTTTCATTGTCATGTCCTGTTTTAACTTTAATATCACGTAATGTATCTGTATGTACAGATTCAATGCGGTAATTCCCTTCCTTTGGGTATGGGATTAAACGTAAATTGTTATCCTGATGTTTTTTGACTTCATTTAGGATCTTTAGATTCATTACCGTAACCACGCCTGATAGTCCTTTTGGTGAGGGTTCAGCGATTATAAAATATTGTTCACCATTCACTTCAAAAGTAGGTGACTGATATGATTTTTGTTTACTAATATTATTTTTGGCAATCATTTGATAGTTGGATAATTTTGATTTTTTTTTAGAGATTAAGGACATATGGTTAGTTGTATAAGGATATTGTTTATGATGGGTGAAATCATACCAGGTAATGCTGACTATATGATCATGAGCTTTTAGAAGCTGCTCTACATGCTTCGTTATTTGCTTCGGATTAGCATTGTTTAAGGTGTTTACTAACGTGGACATGTGCCTTTGGGCATCTGATCGGGACAACAAATGGGTGGATGTAATATCTTTTTGTCTAATTTTTAACTTCACCTTATCTTCTTTCTGTGGGGGTAGTGCTTCTGTGGTTGTGGAGAATGAGTTGTTGGAATTACTTATTCTAGGCAATACAATAATCAAGGTTAGGACAGCTATACTAGCTAGTATGCCTAATAAAGTCATTGCTCGGCGGAACATCTCTACACCTCCTAATATGTATAAAAGTTAATGATAGTGTTAGATATTGGGTCCCCTTTTATACTTGGGTATTTATGGGGAATGCCCACCATTCTAAACGAGGATAGAGACATAAAAAGGATACCGCTCTAGAGCAATGTATGATAGGATAGACAAGGAAATTGTTGGTGAAAGTAAGGGGTTATAATTATTATGACCGCTATTGATGAAGGTACAATAAGGGGGAGCTAGCGTTATGTCAGCAGCCAATATTCAAAAATTGTGTGAAGCCACTAGAGAAAAACTAATATCTTCTATTGCAACTTTGGAACCTTTCTTGAATGAGAATGCATTACCAGAACTGACAAATGATCAGCAGGATGAGGAAACGATTCTTTTTTACAAAGGCTTTTTATCTGAGCTTCGTCACTTACTTGTCTTTTCTGAAGTATCCTATGAGAAATTAGGTATAGTTCTTCGCCGAGCTAATTTTGATATCGAATTTGCTGAGAAAGCTTTATATAACGTATATCATCACTGTGTTAACAACTTCTTCTATCCTAAAAATGAAAGCTATTCAGAAGATGGTCGCTATGCGTATACTGGACAAGATGCTATTCGTTTCCGTATGAAACCCGTTCAGGCAGCTCATGATCTTATTATGGATATCACGAAAGTGTATGAAGAACTTAGGGACGATCTTGTATATTACGAAAGTGATTATTTGACGGAGCGTCGGATGCAAGTAAAAAGTAGGGTCTAAAAATAACAATATATAAGCTTAATTTATACTACGGCTGATTTATCCTTTAGAGGATAGATCAGCCGTTTTTTATGCTGTAAGTCATATTTTTGACATCAACTAACAGTTGCGTAGTCGCATAGTCGTTTCATGTAGAGGAGACAATGTAGGAGAGGTGATAATTAATGATTAATGAGCCCAGAACATACGTCAAATGCAGTGTAAGTAACTGTAACTATTGGGGTGAACACAACGTATGTCGTGCAGATCAAATCATGATTGAAATCGACAGTCATGCCAAGATTAATCTGAAGGAAGAGTATGGAAAAGAAGATTTTGTTGATCACAAAGACAAAGCTCAAAGTTCATCGTCAACTTGTTGCCTGACATTTAAACCGAAATCGTCTTAATAACATGATTTCTATTCCAATGAGGGGGTTTTGGGTATGGATGAGCATAAAAAGGATCGTGAAGTAAAACATGATGAGAGCATACACAATGAGGATATCCTTCATAAAAAAGGGAAGAACAGAGTAGATTATCCTAGGCTCAATCATAACCATGAAGAGGAATATGCAGCTGAAGTAGCTCCGCTACCTGTCCGTGGACGTGAGTCTCGTGTTGTAGATGATGCAGTAGATAAAGAGGAATATGCAGCTGAAGTAGCTCCGCTACCTGTTCGTGGACGTGAGTCCCGTTCTGTAGATGATGCAGTAGATGAAGATATAGATGTAGATGGTAAAACAGGCACCATGGCAGGATATATCGGGTTAGCTGTGGGAATTGCCGCATTGTTCATGTGGTCTATAGTTTTGGGTCCTATTGCAGCTGTGACGGGGTTGTATGCTTATTCCCAAGGAAGTAAAACAACAGGAGCATGGTCGATGGGCTTGGGTATCCTCGCAACGATAAGTTATTTTGTTCTTATTCCATTTGCAAGATAAATCGATAATTTAGTTTTTCATACCCCCTAAATCCTCTTCCATTAGAGGCTGGGGGTATTTTTGTCATCTTTCAAACTTTATTTAGAGAAATGTAGCGTATGATACACTCCCATGATAAAATGAATGAATCAGATTATGATGGAAGTTGGGAGATCAATATGCAAATCGACCCTGTGTCTACAAAGCAATATATAGATCAACAAGAAACAGCTACTATACGTAACAAAGAAGAACTACTACAAGAGCTGATTAACTCAGGTGGAGGTTCTAATTTTGATGGTCTGTTACAACAGATTATGACTATGGATCAATTAAATGTACAACAGGCCAGCGATACCGTATTAGCGAAACCACCAGGCGTATCTTGGAGTGATGGGCTATTATGGCAGCAACTTGGGGATGTGTCGGAGGACAAGCCTTTCGTGCAGGGTGAAGTGGTTGTTGATATTAAACGTTCAACTTCATCGTCACCAACATCGTATAATGATTTGATTCAACAGGCTAGTCGTAAATATGGAGTTCCAGAGGATTTGATCAAGGCTGTTATTGATACAGAGTCATCATTCAATCCACAAGTTGTATCTTCAGCAGGAGCTAAAGGGCTTATGCAGTTAATGGATGGAACGGCTGAGGGGCTTGGAGTAAGTAATTCATTTGATCCGGCGGAGAATATCGATGCAGGGACGCGTTACCTTGCTTATCAGTTGAAGCGATTTGATGGACAAGAGAATATGGCGTTAGCTGCTTACAATGCAGGTCCTGGAAGAGTGCAGCGTTTAGGATTATCTAATGATGTAGAGCTGATGAACAATCTTAACTTGCTTCCACAAGAGACAAGAAATTATATTTACAAAGTACAGAATGCTCGTTCTAAATACGAAGTGTAAAGCAGACAAATTATATAGCATTAGACAAGGGATCACACTGGGGATGACGCATGGGAATTGCTTAGAGTTTTTGAATCCTCCCCAATGGTTGATCTTTTTGTGTTGTTCTGAAGGAAAGGGGTGTCATTTAATTGATATACTGGGATCATGCTGCAAGTACGCCACCTTATGAAGATGTTATACGAACCATATCTGAGGTTATGAAGGAGCATTATGGTAATCCTTCTTCTATGCATACGCTGGGGGAGAATGCCGGAAAGTTGATCAAACGTGCACGTGAAGGTTGTGCAAGCACACTCGGGGTTAATCCTATGGAAGTTGTGTTCACTTCAGGAGCTACAGAAGGGAACAACATGGCGATTAAGGGAACTGCTCTTCAGCACATGAAGCGTGGTAAGCATATCATCACTACAGAAATTGAACATGCATCCGTATATGAAAGCTTTCTTCAATTACAACAATGGGGATTTGATGTTACTTTTCTTCCTGTTAATTCAAGCGGGCAAGTGGACCCCATGAAACTTGCATCTGAGATCAGAAAAGATACAACACTTGTCAGCATTATGCATGTCAATAACGAAGTCGGAGCGATTCAACCCATTGAGGCGATTGGCAAGCTAATTAAGCAAAAAAATCGACGTACACTATTTCATGTGGATGGTGTACAGGGTTTTGGTAAATTATCGGTGGATCTTCGCAAATGGGACGTTGATCTATATACGCTTTCCTCTCATAAATTTCGTGGTCCGAAGGGGACAGGGCTATTATATGTTCGAGAAGGAGTTGCATTAACGCCACTTCTAACCGGAGGTTCTCAAGAGTTGGGGATGCGCGCCGGCACGGAGAACATTCCACACATTGTTGCGATGGCTAAAGCGATGAGGATCGCTGGTGAACGGCAGGAGACTTTCACTGTAGGCATCTCTTTATTGCGTAATAGGCTATTACATACGCTTCGGGAGATACCGGGGATCGTACTGAATAGTGACGAGGCTTGCGCACCCCATATTGTGAACTTCTCTTACCCAGGTATGAAGTCGGAAGTGTTCCTGCACGCGCTGGATGAGCTTGATATGCTGGTTTCTACGAAATCGGCATGTTCTTCCAAGCTTACAGAACCCAGTCAAGTGTTACTTTCCATGGGGCGAACTTCCGAAGAGGCTTCAAGTGGAATTCGGATCAGCTTGGGGGATTGTCACACAGAGAATGATGTAGAACAGCTAGAATATGCAATTCGTAGTGTAGTGGAACGGTTACAACCGTTCTTGCAGAGAGGGATGAAGAGATGATGAACTATGACGTGCTATTGCTACGTTTTGGCGAATTTATATTAAAAGGTAAAAATCGTAGAAGATTTGAGAAATCTGTACTTTGCCATGTGGAATCCGTATTAACCCCGTTTCCAAAGGCGAAGCTAAGGAGCGAATTTGGGAGAATCTATGTTCATTTAAACGGAGAGATTGCATCCGAACTCATACCTGTTCTGAGAAAAGTATTCGGGATCGCATCCATTAGTCCAGTTATTGCTTGTGCGTCAAATTTAGAAGAAATATTAACAACATGTCAGGATTTTTTAGAACAGTTGAATATTCAAGAAGATACAACGTTTAAAG
The nucleotide sequence above comes from Paenibacillus sp. IHBB 10380. Encoded proteins:
- a CDS encoding DUF1540 domain-containing protein; protein product: MINEPRTYVKCSVSNCNYWGEHNVCRADQIMIEIDSHAKINLKEEYGKEDFVDHKDKAQSSSSTCCLTFKPKSS
- a CDS encoding cysteine desulfurase family protein, with the translated sequence MIYWDHAASTPPYEDVIRTISEVMKEHYGNPSSMHTLGENAGKLIKRAREGCASTLGVNPMEVVFTSGATEGNNMAIKGTALQHMKRGKHIITTEIEHASVYESFLQLQQWGFDVTFLPVNSSGQVDPMKLASEIRKDTTLVSIMHVNNEVGAIQPIEAIGKLIKQKNRRTLFHVDGVQGFGKLSVDLRKWDVDLYTLSSHKFRGPKGTGLLYVREGVALTPLLTGGSQELGMRAGTENIPHIVAMAKAMRIAGERQETFTVGISLLRNRLLHTLREIPGIVLNSDEACAPHIVNFSYPGMKSEVFLHALDELDMLVSTKSACSSKLTEPSQVLLSMGRTSEEASSGIRISLGDCHTENDVEQLEYAIRSVVERLQPFLQRGMKR
- a CDS encoding YpuI family protein, whose translation is MSAANIQKLCEATREKLISSIATLEPFLNENALPELTNDQQDEETILFYKGFLSELRHLLVFSEVSYEKLGIVLRRANFDIEFAEKALYNVYHHCVNNFFYPKNESYSEDGRYAYTGQDAIRFRMKPVQAAHDLIMDITKVYEELRDDLVYYESDYLTERRMQVKSRV
- a CDS encoding S8 family peptidase, which translates into the protein MFRRAMTLLGILASIAVLTLIIVLPRISNSNNSFSTTTEALPPQKEDKVKLKIRQKDITSTHLLSRSDAQRHMSTLVNTLNNANPKQITKHVEQLLKAHDHIVSITWYDFTHHKQYPYTTNHMSLISKKKSKLSNYQMIAKNNISKQKSYQSPTFEVNGEQYFIIAEPSPKGLSGVVTVMNLKILNEVKKHQDNNLRLIPYPKEGNYRIESVHTDTLRDIKVKTGHDNEKASHYYENEIVVHFREPLTNKEMVNISKEVRSTWVRKMGYSYVFHSSDMDYHKLNAYFKKKYNPEYTEPHYLYLTNDLQDKPNQTMNSNIPNDLLYSKYQWNLPAIETGKGWDLSKGSKDVIIAVVDTGVETDHPDLQGVLAPGYNVIDPSNPPKDDVGHGTHVTGIIAASVNNNEGVAGISWFNKVMPVKALDNSGAGTTYSVSEGIIWAADHGAKVINMSLGNYADSQFLHDAIKYAYDRDIVLIAATGNDNTERPGYPAAYPEVFSVSATDANMQRASFSNYGDYVDVVAPGESIASTYTGKQYASLSGTSMATPHVAALAGLIRSRNPELTNVEVMDLMRSSVVDLGTSGHDKYYGYGQIDIYKALQAAGNGGAPLQFWPQHVQSQMQSVIRKKQITH
- a CDS encoding lytic transglycosylase domain-containing protein yields the protein MQIDPVSTKQYIDQQETATIRNKEELLQELINSGGGSNFDGLLQQIMTMDQLNVQQASDTVLAKPPGVSWSDGLLWQQLGDVSEDKPFVQGEVVVDIKRSTSSSPTSYNDLIQQASRKYGVPEDLIKAVIDTESSFNPQVVSSAGAKGLMQLMDGTAEGLGVSNSFDPAENIDAGTRYLAYQLKRFDGQENMALAAYNAGPGRVQRLGLSNDVELMNNLNLLPQETRNYIYKVQNARSKYEV